A region of Streptomyces sp. NBC_01267 DNA encodes the following proteins:
- a CDS encoding multicopper oxidase family protein: protein MRIHHPSRRSVLGASLAVAGTGLLAACSSSPDGHHHSGSDSGSGSDSGSDSGSAAGRKIRLTAARASLDLGGGRTVSSWAYGDRLPGKEIRATAGETLAVTVANHLPQSTSLHWHGIALPNAMDGVPGLTQRAVKPGADFTYRFAVPDPGTYWFHPHSGVQQDRGLYAPLIVDDPREPLAYDKEWVVILDDWVDGVGGSTPDAVLAELRGGMGPSPEKDGPDHSSGSGSGHDGHDMGDMGGMDGMDGMEGMGGRAGTATGASPGPSPSASHRTPSRMLMGATSPLLGGDAGDVAYPYYLVNGRTAQDPSVFTAEPGDRIRLRIINAGGDTAFRIALGGHRLTVTHTDGYPVRHTTTDALLLGMGERYDVLVTAGDGAFPLTALAEGKGAAALAVLRTSGGAAPTASVRPKELSGKLVTADRLEAAESVALAHRTPDRTVRLRLTGGMAAYDWGFDGKPYAPDRRHPVRKGERVRLVFSNPTGMWHPLHLHGHTFALTTRPGGARKDTAIVLPKGTLSVDFDADNPGLWMIHCHNVYHAEAGMMTVLGYQD, encoded by the coding sequence ATGCGCATTCACCACCCCTCACGCCGTTCCGTGCTCGGCGCGTCGCTCGCGGTCGCGGGCACCGGACTCCTGGCGGCGTGCTCGTCGTCGCCGGACGGCCACCACCATTCCGGCTCGGACTCCGGCTCCGGCTCGGACTCCGGCTCGGACTCCGGCTCCGCTGCCGGGCGGAAGATCCGGCTCACCGCCGCGCGGGCCTCGCTCGACCTCGGCGGCGGCCGGACCGTCAGCTCCTGGGCGTACGGGGACCGGCTGCCCGGCAAGGAGATCCGCGCCACCGCGGGCGAGACCCTCGCCGTCACCGTCGCCAATCATCTGCCGCAGTCCACTTCGCTGCACTGGCACGGCATCGCCCTGCCCAACGCCATGGACGGCGTACCGGGACTGACCCAGCGGGCCGTCAAACCGGGCGCGGACTTCACGTACCGGTTCGCAGTTCCCGACCCGGGGACGTACTGGTTCCATCCGCACTCCGGCGTACAGCAGGACCGGGGGCTGTACGCCCCGCTGATCGTCGACGACCCCAGGGAGCCCCTCGCCTACGACAAGGAGTGGGTGGTGATCCTCGACGACTGGGTCGACGGGGTCGGCGGCTCGACACCGGACGCGGTACTGGCGGAGCTGCGGGGTGGCATGGGCCCGTCGCCCGAGAAGGACGGCCCGGACCACAGCAGTGGCAGCGGCAGCGGTCACGACGGCCACGACATGGGCGACATGGGCGGGATGGATGGCATGGACGGGATGGAGGGAATGGGAGGCAGGGCCGGCACGGCCACGGGCGCATCGCCCGGCCCCTCCCCGTCCGCCTCGCACCGCACGCCGTCCCGGATGCTCATGGGTGCCACCAGCCCCCTGCTCGGCGGCGACGCGGGCGATGTCGCGTATCCGTACTACCTGGTCAACGGCCGTACCGCGCAGGACCCTTCGGTCTTCACGGCCGAGCCCGGCGACCGCATCCGGCTGCGCATCATCAACGCCGGTGGTGACACCGCCTTCCGGATCGCACTCGGCGGCCACCGGCTGACGGTGACCCACACGGACGGCTACCCGGTCCGGCACACCACGACCGACGCGCTGCTGCTGGGCATGGGTGAGCGGTACGACGTCCTGGTCACCGCGGGCGACGGCGCGTTCCCGCTGACCGCGCTGGCCGAGGGCAAGGGCGCCGCGGCCCTCGCGGTGCTGCGCACCTCCGGCGGTGCGGCGCCCACCGCGTCCGTACGGCCGAAGGAGCTGTCCGGGAAGCTGGTCACCGCCGACCGGCTGGAGGCAGCCGAATCGGTGGCCCTGGCACACCGCACCCCCGACCGGACGGTGCGGCTGCGGCTGACCGGCGGGATGGCGGCGTACGACTGGGGCTTCGACGGCAAGCCGTACGCCCCGGACCGGCGGCACCCGGTCCGCAAGGGTGAGCGGGTGCGGCTGGTCTTCAGCAACCCCACCGGGATGTGGCACCCGCTGCATCTGCACGGGCACACCTTCGCGCTCACCACGCGGCCCGGCGGCGCCCGCAAGGACACCGCGATCGTGCTGCCGAAGGGCACGCTGAGCGTCGACTTCGACGCGGACAACCCGGGGCTGTGGATGATCCACTGCCACAACGTCTACCACGCGGAGGCGGGCATGATGACGGTGCTCGGCTACCAGGACTGA
- a CDS encoding DUF305 domain-containing protein: MAFTTGGPDPSAARASAVRTPTADSADAGFARDMSVHHQQAVEMSFIVRDRTENADVRRLAYDIANTQANQRGMMTGWLNLWGLPVTDAARLPMQWMGMAQEPSTDGALMPGMATRAQLDTLRGLSGKQAEIRYLQLMTAHHQGGIHMAEGCVQLCKVGTERKLAQGMVAAQQSEVQLMADLLKERGASATSGSTDHS, encoded by the coding sequence ATGGCGTTCACCACCGGCGGCCCGGACCCGTCCGCGGCCCGCGCGTCCGCCGTCCGCACGCCCACCGCCGACTCCGCGGACGCGGGGTTCGCCCGCGACATGTCGGTGCATCACCAGCAGGCCGTGGAGATGTCGTTCATCGTCCGGGACCGCACGGAGAACGCGGACGTGCGCCGTCTCGCGTACGACATCGCCAACACCCAGGCCAACCAGCGCGGGATGATGACGGGCTGGCTGAACCTCTGGGGGCTGCCGGTCACCGACGCGGCCAGGCTGCCGATGCAGTGGATGGGAATGGCCCAGGAGCCGTCCACCGACGGGGCGTTGATGCCGGGCATGGCGACCAGGGCGCAGCTCGACACCCTGCGCGGGCTGAGCGGCAAGCAGGCGGAGATCCGCTACCTCCAGCTGATGACGGCCCATCACCAGGGCGGTATCCACATGGCGGAGGGCTGTGTGCAGCTCTGCAAGGTCGGTACGGAGCGGAAGCTCGCCCAGGGAATGGTCGCCGCCCAGCAGTCGGAGGTGCAGCTCATGGCCGATCTGCTGAAGGAAAGGGGCGCTTCGGCAACATCGGGATCAACTGACCACTCATGA
- a CDS encoding S53 family peptidase, with translation MRSSRSKIRAGLSVAATLPLLAGALALSVPSANADSGPGSRHTLQGTRPQWAKSSADRGAAAGSAQVNARVYLAGRDAQGLTAYAQQVSDPQSASYGKYLTAKQAQARFGATPEQIKQVTAWLKSAGLTVTGSNQHYVSVSGDVSAAEKAFSTKLHNYRKGNKTYRAPTAAASAPASLGGAVLTVVGLDNAPHKVKHDDTLPPPDAVFKNAGPFSTYFGSNVNKKLPSAGGVQAPYAIKGYTGKQLRSAYGAGDKNGKGVTVAITDAYASPYIAADASKYAKSNGDGAYAKGQLQQVLPDAYTDVDECGAAGWYGEETLDVEAVHAVAPKADIRYVGAASCNDDALLDSLNKIVDSRLADIVSNSWGDIEANETPAVAAAYDQVFQMGAIEGIGFYFSSGDNGDEVAHTGTKQVDTPANSAWVTAVGGTALAVGKGDKYQWETGWGTVKSNLAADGNSWAGYPGAYTSGAGGGTSRTVAQPYYQRNVVPKTLSRANGGNPMRTVPDISAVADPNTGFLVGQTQTFPDGSQQYSEYRIGGTSLAAPVLAGVQALAQQARHGVPIGFANPSIYDRFGSKVYHDVTDHPLGKNRDLAVVRVDFANSIDASGGLLTSLRGLGDDASLEATKGYDVVTGVGSPAAGYVNSYRLK, from the coding sequence ATGAGATCCAGCCGCTCGAAGATACGCGCCGGTCTGAGCGTGGCAGCGACACTGCCGCTGCTCGCCGGCGCGTTGGCTCTGTCCGTACCCAGCGCCAACGCCGACTCCGGTCCGGGCAGTCGCCACACGCTCCAGGGCACCAGGCCCCAGTGGGCGAAGTCCTCGGCCGACCGCGGCGCCGCCGCCGGATCCGCCCAGGTGAACGCCCGGGTCTATCTGGCCGGCCGGGACGCGCAGGGCCTGACGGCGTACGCCCAGCAGGTGTCGGACCCGCAGTCCGCCTCGTACGGCAAGTACCTGACCGCGAAGCAGGCGCAGGCCCGCTTCGGCGCGACGCCGGAGCAGATCAAGCAGGTCACCGCCTGGCTGAAGTCCGCCGGGCTCACGGTCACCGGGTCGAACCAGCACTACGTCTCGGTCAGCGGCGACGTCAGCGCGGCCGAGAAGGCGTTCTCGACCAAGCTGCACAACTACCGCAAGGGCAACAAGACCTACCGGGCCCCGACGGCCGCGGCCTCCGCGCCCGCGTCGCTGGGCGGCGCCGTGCTGACGGTCGTCGGCCTCGACAACGCCCCGCACAAGGTCAAGCACGACGACACGCTGCCGCCGCCGGACGCGGTCTTCAAGAACGCCGGGCCGTTCTCGACGTACTTCGGCTCCAACGTCAACAAGAAGCTGCCGAGCGCCGGCGGGGTCCAGGCCCCGTACGCGATCAAGGGCTACACCGGCAAGCAGCTGCGCTCCGCCTACGGCGCGGGCGACAAGAACGGCAAGGGCGTCACGGTCGCCATCACCGACGCCTACGCCTCGCCGTACATCGCCGCGGACGCGAGCAAGTACGCGAAGAGCAACGGCGACGGCGCGTACGCCAAGGGCCAGCTCCAGCAGGTCCTACCGGACGCCTACACGGACGTCGACGAGTGCGGCGCGGCGGGCTGGTACGGCGAGGAGACCCTCGACGTCGAGGCCGTGCACGCGGTGGCGCCCAAGGCCGACATCCGGTACGTCGGCGCCGCGTCCTGCAACGACGACGCGCTGCTCGACTCCCTGAACAAGATCGTCGACAGTCGGCTCGCCGACATCGTCTCCAACTCGTGGGGCGACATCGAGGCCAACGAGACCCCGGCCGTCGCAGCCGCGTACGACCAGGTCTTCCAGATGGGCGCGATCGAGGGCATCGGCTTCTACTTCTCCTCCGGTGACAACGGCGACGAGGTCGCGCACACCGGCACGAAGCAGGTCGACACCCCGGCCAACTCCGCCTGGGTCACCGCCGTCGGCGGTACCGCGCTGGCCGTGGGCAAGGGTGACAAGTACCAGTGGGAGACCGGCTGGGGCACGGTGAAGTCCAACCTCGCCGCCGACGGCAACAGCTGGGCCGGGTACCCGGGCGCCTACACGAGCGGCGCGGGCGGCGGCACCAGCAGGACCGTGGCGCAGCCGTACTACCAGCGCAACGTGGTGCCCAAGACCCTCTCGCGGGCCAACGGCGGCAACCCCATGCGCACGGTGCCGGACATCTCGGCGGTCGCCGACCCCAACACCGGCTTCCTGGTGGGCCAGACGCAGACCTTCCCCGACGGCTCGCAGCAGTACAGCGAGTACCGCATCGGCGGCACCTCGCTTGCGGCCCCGGTTCTCGCCGGTGTCCAGGCGCTGGCACAGCAGGCGCGGCACGGTGTCCCGATCGGCTTCGCGAACCCGTCGATCTACGACCGCTTCGGCTCGAAGGTCTACCACGACGTCACCGACCACCCGCTGGGCAAGAACCGTGACCTCGCGGTCGTCCGGGTGGACTTCGCGAACTCGATCGACGCGTCCGGTGGTCTGCTGACCTCGCTGCGCGGTCTGGGCGACGACGCCTCGCTGGAGGCGACGAAGGGCTACGACGTCGTCACCGGTGTCGGTTCGCCGGCCGCCGGTTACGTGAACTCGTACCGGCTGAAGTGA
- a CDS encoding glutamine synthetase family protein, which produces MDKQQEFVLRTLEERDIRFVRLWFTDVLGFLKSVAVAPAELEQAFDEGIGFDGSAIEGFARVYESDMIAKPDPSTFQILPWRAEAPGTARMFCDILMPDGSPSFADPRYVLKRILAKTSDLGFTFYTHPEIEFYLLKDKPLDGTRPTPADNSGYFDHTPQNVGMDFRRQAITMLESMGISVEFSHHEGAPGQQEIDLRYADALSTADNIMTFRLVMKQVALEQGVQATFMPKPFSEYPGSGMHTHLSLFEGDRNAFYESGSEYQLSKVGRSFIAGLLKHAAEVSAVTNQWVNSYKRIWGGSARSAGAGGEAPSYICWGHNNRSALIRVPMYKPGKTGSARVEVRSIDSGANPYLTYALLLAAGLKGIEEGYELPPGADDDVWALSDSERRAMGIEPLPQNLGEAIELMERSELVAETLGEHVFDFFLRNKKQEWEEYRSEVTAFELRKNLPVL; this is translated from the coding sequence ATGGACAAGCAGCAGGAATTTGTGCTCCGGACGCTGGAGGAGCGCGACATCCGCTTCGTGCGGCTGTGGTTCACCGATGTACTCGGCTTCCTGAAGTCGGTCGCCGTGGCCCCCGCCGAGCTGGAGCAGGCCTTCGACGAGGGCATCGGCTTCGACGGCTCCGCCATCGAGGGCTTCGCCCGGGTCTACGAGTCCGACATGATCGCCAAGCCCGACCCCAGCACCTTCCAGATCCTGCCCTGGCGCGCGGAGGCCCCGGGCACCGCCCGGATGTTCTGCGACATCCTGATGCCGGACGGCTCCCCGTCCTTCGCCGACCCCCGCTACGTACTGAAGCGGATCCTCGCCAAGACGTCCGACCTGGGCTTCACCTTCTACACCCACCCGGAGATCGAGTTCTATCTCCTGAAGGACAAGCCCCTCGACGGGACCCGCCCCACCCCCGCCGACAACTCCGGCTACTTCGACCACACCCCGCAGAACGTCGGCATGGACTTCCGCCGCCAGGCCATCACCATGCTCGAATCGATGGGCATCTCGGTCGAGTTCAGCCACCACGAGGGCGCCCCGGGCCAGCAGGAGATCGACCTGCGGTACGCGGACGCGCTGTCGACCGCCGACAACATCATGACCTTCCGCCTGGTCATGAAGCAGGTCGCGCTGGAGCAGGGCGTCCAGGCCACCTTCATGCCGAAGCCGTTCAGCGAGTACCCCGGCTCGGGCATGCACACCCACCTCTCCCTCTTCGAGGGCGACCGCAACGCCTTCTACGAGTCGGGCTCCGAGTACCAGCTCTCCAAGGTCGGCCGCTCCTTCATCGCGGGCCTGCTGAAGCACGCCGCCGAGGTGTCTGCGGTGACCAACCAGTGGGTCAACTCCTACAAGCGCATCTGGGGCGGCTCGGCCCGCAGCGCGGGAGCGGGCGGCGAGGCCCCCTCGTACATCTGCTGGGGCCACAACAACCGCTCCGCGCTGATCCGCGTCCCCATGTACAAGCCGGGCAAGACCGGCTCGGCCCGGGTCGAGGTCCGCTCCATCGACTCCGGCGCCAACCCGTACCTGACGTACGCGCTGCTGCTCGCCGCCGGCCTCAAGGGCATCGAGGAGGGCTACGAACTCCCGCCCGGCGCCGACGACGACGTCTGGGCGCTGTCCGACTCGGAGCGCCGGGCGATGGGCATCGAGCCGCTGCCGCAGAACCTGGGCGAGGCGATCGAGCTGATGGAGCGCAGCGAACTGGTCGCCGAGACGCTCGGTGAGCACGTCTTCGACTTCTTCCTGCGCAACAAGAAGCAGGAGTGGGAGGAGTACCGCAGCGAGGTCACCGCGTTCGAGCTGCGGAAGAACCTGCCGGTGCTGTAA
- a CDS encoding NAD+ synthase → MPQLRLALNQIDSTVGDLTGNAEAIVHWTRHSVEQGAHLVAFPEMVLTGYPVEDLALRSSFVDASRAALRALATRLSGEGFGEVPVVVGYLDRTEQAQPRYGQPAGAPRNAGAVLHRGEVALTFSKHHLPNYGVFDEFRYFVPGETLPVIRVHGIDVALAICEDLWQDGGRVPATRSAGAGLLLSINASPYERNKDDQRLELVRKRAQEAGCTTAYVAMTGGQDELVFDGDSIVVDKNGEVVARAPQFTEGCVVLDLELPAAGPVPAGVVDDGLRVEHVTLSAEPLPAYGTDVAGGYADRLDDDEELYTALVVGLRAYAAKNGFGSVLIGLSGGIDSALVAAIACDALGAKNVYGVSMPSKYSSDHSRGDAAELARRTGLNFRTVEIAPMFDAYMDSLSLTGLAEENLQSRLRGTTLMAISNQEGQIVLAPGNKSELAVGYSTLYGDSVGAYGPIKDVYKTAIFRLAEWRNRAAAERGQTPPIPENSISKPPSAELRPGQVDTDSLPDYEVLDAILAMYVDADQGQDTIVAAGFDPELVAKTLRMVDTAEYKRRQYPPGTKISAKGFGKDRRLPITNRWRETS, encoded by the coding sequence GTGCCTCAACTACGCCTCGCACTGAATCAGATCGACTCGACCGTCGGTGACCTCACCGGAAACGCCGAGGCGATCGTCCACTGGACCCGGCACTCCGTCGAGCAGGGCGCCCACCTGGTGGCGTTCCCCGAGATGGTGCTGACCGGCTACCCCGTCGAGGACCTCGCTCTGCGGTCGTCCTTCGTCGACGCGTCCCGGGCCGCGCTGCGCGCGCTCGCCACGCGGCTCTCCGGCGAAGGGTTCGGGGAGGTCCCCGTCGTCGTCGGCTACCTCGACCGCACCGAGCAGGCCCAGCCCCGCTACGGCCAGCCCGCGGGCGCGCCGCGCAACGCCGGGGCCGTGCTGCACCGCGGGGAGGTCGCACTGACCTTCTCCAAGCACCACCTGCCGAACTACGGCGTCTTCGACGAGTTCCGCTACTTCGTCCCCGGCGAGACCCTGCCGGTGATCCGGGTGCACGGCATCGACGTCGCGCTCGCCATCTGCGAGGACCTCTGGCAGGACGGCGGCCGGGTCCCGGCCACCCGGTCCGCCGGGGCCGGGCTGCTGCTCTCCATCAACGCGTCGCCGTACGAGCGGAACAAGGACGACCAGCGGCTGGAACTGGTCCGCAAGCGGGCCCAGGAGGCCGGCTGCACCACCGCGTACGTCGCGATGACCGGCGGCCAGGACGAGCTGGTCTTCGACGGCGACTCGATCGTCGTCGACAAGAACGGTGAAGTCGTCGCGCGCGCACCGCAGTTCACCGAGGGCTGTGTGGTCCTCGACCTGGAGCTGCCCGCCGCGGGTCCGGTCCCGGCCGGTGTGGTCGACGACGGACTGCGGGTCGAGCACGTCACCCTCTCCGCCGAACCGCTCCCGGCGTACGGGACCGATGTCGCGGGCGGTTACGCGGACCGGCTGGACGACGACGAGGAGCTGTACACCGCGCTGGTCGTCGGGCTGCGTGCGTACGCCGCGAAGAACGGCTTCGGCTCGGTCCTGATCGGGCTCTCCGGCGGGATCGACTCCGCGCTCGTCGCGGCCATCGCCTGCGACGCGCTCGGCGCGAAGAACGTGTACGGCGTCTCGATGCCGTCCAAGTACTCCTCGGACCACTCCCGGGGCGACGCGGCCGAACTGGCCCGCCGTACCGGGCTGAACTTCCGGACCGTGGAGATCGCGCCGATGTTCGACGCGTACATGGACTCGCTCTCCCTCACCGGTCTCGCCGAGGAGAACCTCCAGTCGCGGCTGCGCGGCACGACGCTGATGGCGATCTCCAACCAGGAGGGCCAGATCGTGCTCGCGCCGGGCAACAAGTCCGAGCTGGCGGTGGGCTATTCGACGCTCTACGGCGACTCGGTCGGCGCGTACGGGCCGATCAAGGACGTCTACAAGACGGCCATCTTCCGGCTCGCCGAGTGGCGCAACCGGGCGGCGGCCGAGCGGGGCCAGACCCCGCCGATCCCGGAGAACTCGATCTCCAAGCCGCCCAGCGCCGAGCTGAGGCCCGGCCAGGTCGACACCGACTCGCTGCCGGACTACGAGGTGCTCGACGCGATCCTGGCGATGTACGTCGACGCCGACCAGGGCCAGGACACCATCGTCGCGGCCGGGTTCGATCCGGAACTGGTGGCGAAGACACTGCGGATGGTGGACACCGCGGAGTACAAGCGCCGTCAGTACCCGCCGGGCACCAAGATCTCGGCGAAGGGCTTCGGCAAGGACCGGCGGCTGCCGATCACGAACCGCTGGCGCGAGACGAGCTGA
- a CDS encoding alpha-amylase: MRSRALRSGLAVLLAATGLTFAAQPSAQATPPGSKDVTATLFEWKYDSVAKACTDSLGPAGYGYVEVSPASEHIQGDQWWTSYQPVSYRIAGRLGDETSFRNMVNTCHGAGVKVVADAVINHMSAGSGTGTGGTGYSKYDYPGFYQDQDFHSCRTDISNYGDRDNVQNCELVGLADLDTGSDYVRTTIAGYLNHLISLGVDGFRIDAAKHMAAGDLAAIKAKLSDPGIYWAQEVIYGAGEAVQPGEYTGTGDVDAFQGAFDLKRIFSSGQLSSLGNWGQSWGSGYLASDKSRTFVDNWDTERNGSTLSYKDNATYTLANVFVLAWPYGSPNVYSGYEFSSNDAGPPNGGTVNACYSDGWKCQHAWPQIANMVGFRNAVSGTAVTDWWSDGGNAIAFGRGSKGFVAINHEGGPLTRTFSTSLPGGTYCDVQHSGTTYTVGPDGTFTATVGSDDAVALYAASSCSGT; the protein is encoded by the coding sequence ATGAGATCCCGTGCCCTACGCAGCGGGCTGGCCGTACTGCTCGCGGCGACCGGCCTCACCTTCGCCGCCCAGCCGTCCGCGCAGGCGACCCCGCCCGGCAGCAAGGACGTCACCGCCACCCTCTTCGAGTGGAAGTACGACTCCGTGGCCAAGGCCTGCACCGACAGCCTCGGCCCGGCCGGGTACGGGTACGTCGAGGTCTCACCGGCGTCCGAGCACATCCAGGGCGACCAGTGGTGGACCTCGTACCAGCCGGTCAGTTACCGCATCGCCGGACGGCTCGGCGACGAGACCTCGTTCCGGAACATGGTGAACACCTGCCACGGTGCCGGGGTGAAGGTCGTCGCCGACGCGGTGATCAACCACATGTCGGCCGGCTCGGGGACGGGCACCGGGGGCACGGGCTACAGCAAGTACGACTACCCCGGCTTCTACCAGGACCAGGACTTCCACTCCTGCCGCACCGACATCAGCAACTACGGCGACCGCGACAACGTCCAGAACTGCGAACTCGTCGGCCTGGCCGACCTGGACACCGGCAGCGACTACGTCCGCACCACCATCGCCGGCTACCTGAACCACCTCATCTCGCTCGGGGTGGACGGATTCCGGATCGACGCGGCGAAGCACATGGCGGCCGGTGACCTCGCCGCGATCAAGGCGAAGCTCTCCGACCCGGGGATCTACTGGGCGCAGGAGGTCATCTACGGCGCGGGCGAGGCCGTCCAGCCGGGCGAGTACACCGGGACGGGCGACGTGGACGCCTTCCAGGGCGCCTTCGACCTCAAGCGGATCTTCAGCAGCGGGCAGCTGTCCTCCCTCGGCAACTGGGGCCAGTCCTGGGGCAGCGGGTACCTCGCGAGCGACAAGTCCCGTACGTTCGTGGACAACTGGGACACCGAGCGCAACGGCTCCACGCTCAGCTACAAGGACAACGCCACCTACACCCTGGCCAACGTCTTCGTGCTGGCCTGGCCCTACGGCTCGCCGAACGTGTACTCCGGGTACGAGTTCTCCAGCAACGACGCCGGCCCGCCCAACGGCGGTACGGTCAACGCCTGTTACAGCGACGGCTGGAAGTGCCAGCACGCCTGGCCGCAGATCGCGAACATGGTCGGCTTCCGCAACGCGGTCTCCGGTACCGCGGTGACCGACTGGTGGTCCGACGGCGGCAACGCCATCGCCTTCGGCCGCGGCAGCAAGGGCTTCGTCGCGATCAACCACGAGGGCGGCCCGCTGACCCGGACGTTCAGCACCTCGCTGCCGGGCGGCACCTACTGCGACGTCCAGCACAGCGGGACGACGTACACCGTCGGTCCGGACGGCACGTTCACCGCCACCGTCGGGTCCGACGACGCGGTCGCCCTCTACGCGGCGAGTTCCTGCTCGGGTACGTGA
- a CDS encoding MFS transporter, translating into MPLALLALAISAFGIGTTEFVMMGLLPNVADDLGTSVPTAGYLVSAYAIGVVIGAPLLTALGSRVPRKRMLLLLMGLFTVGNLASALAPGFGWLLAGRVLAGLPHGAFFGVGAVVASGLVEEGRRGRAVATMFLGLTIANIVGVPAATLLGQHLGWRATFVVVGVIGLVALAALARLVPYVPVDAGQGLRHEVRALGNRQVLLGLLTAVFGFAGVFAVYSYLASITTEVMGFSESSVTLVLALFGIGMTLGALAAGPLSDRALRPTVYGSLGALAVVLVAFDFTVHVKWAALVSVVLLGAVGFMTTTPLQMLVMKKASSAPTLASASNHSAFNLANAGGAWLGGVAIAAGWGWMSPTLVGAALAVIGLAVAVTAGLLDRGTPKGASRVVAEGPRTERALSSSRASGS; encoded by the coding sequence ATGCCCCTGGCCCTGCTCGCGCTGGCCATTTCCGCGTTCGGCATCGGCACGACCGAATTCGTGATGATGGGCCTGCTGCCCAACGTCGCGGACGACCTGGGCACCTCGGTGCCCACGGCGGGCTACCTCGTCTCCGCCTACGCGATCGGCGTCGTCATCGGCGCCCCGCTCCTCACCGCCCTCGGCTCCCGCGTCCCGCGCAAGCGGATGCTGCTGCTCCTGATGGGGCTGTTCACCGTCGGCAACCTCGCCTCCGCCCTCGCCCCCGGCTTCGGCTGGCTGCTGGCCGGGCGGGTACTCGCCGGGCTGCCGCACGGCGCGTTCTTCGGGGTCGGCGCGGTCGTCGCCTCCGGCCTGGTCGAGGAGGGCAGGCGCGGCCGTGCCGTCGCCACCATGTTCCTCGGCCTGACCATCGCCAACATCGTCGGCGTACCCGCCGCGACCCTGCTCGGGCAGCACCTCGGCTGGCGCGCCACCTTCGTCGTGGTCGGTGTGATCGGGCTGGTGGCGCTGGCCGCACTGGCCCGGCTCGTCCCGTACGTCCCCGTCGACGCGGGACAGGGCCTGCGCCACGAGGTACGCGCCCTCGGCAACCGCCAGGTGCTCCTCGGGCTGCTCACCGCGGTCTTCGGCTTCGCCGGGGTCTTCGCCGTCTACAGCTACCTCGCCTCGATCACCACCGAGGTCATGGGTTTCTCCGAGTCCTCGGTGACCCTGGTGCTCGCCCTCTTCGGCATCGGGATGACGCTGGGCGCGCTGGCCGCGGGGCCGCTGAGCGACCGGGCGCTGCGCCCCACGGTGTACGGCTCGCTGGGCGCGCTCGCCGTCGTCCTGGTCGCGTTCGACTTCACGGTCCATGTGAAGTGGGCCGCGCTGGTCAGCGTGGTGCTCCTGGGCGCGGTCGGTTTCATGACCACGACACCGCTGCAGATGCTGGTGATGAAGAAGGCCAGTTCCGCGCCGACGCTGGCCTCCGCCTCCAACCACTCCGCCTTCAACCTCGCCAACGCGGGCGGTGCCTGGCTCGGCGGCGTCGCCATCGCGGCGGGCTGGGGCTGGATGTCACCGACCCTGGTGGGCGCGGCGCTCGCCGTGATCGGACTGGCCGTCGCGGTGACCGCGGGCCTGCTGGACCGCGGTACGCCGAAGGGGGCCTCCCGCGTGGTCGCGGAAGGCCCCCGTACGGAACGTGCGCTCAGCTCGTCTCGCGCCAGCGGTTCGTGA
- a CDS encoding DUF3105 domain-containing protein: MASTESPKNDRRARIEEMRRAQKSRERRIRTVAIVVAAVAVAGLIGFGTYALSNRSDDKASTAADSKSDAATTAGPIKGERDWDVKKLGRKHVTTAVTYPMKPPVGGDHDQVWLNCNGNVYTKAVPDRNAVHALEHGSVWVTYTDKAPAADVKKLGAKVSTTPYSLMSPYPGQAGAIMLSAWGKQLTVNGADDPRVNEFFTKYVQGPQTPEPGAACTGGLDAQ; encoded by the coding sequence ATGGCTTCGACCGAGAGTCCGAAGAACGATCGCAGGGCCCGAATAGAGGAGATGCGCCGCGCCCAGAAGTCACGTGAGCGCCGCATCCGCACCGTCGCGATCGTGGTGGCCGCGGTCGCCGTGGCGGGTCTGATCGGGTTCGGCACCTACGCCCTCAGTAACCGGTCCGACGACAAGGCCTCCACCGCCGCCGACAGCAAGTCGGACGCCGCGACGACCGCGGGGCCGATCAAGGGCGAGCGGGACTGGGACGTGAAGAAGCTGGGCCGTAAGCACGTCACCACGGCGGTCACGTACCCGATGAAGCCGCCGGTGGGCGGGGACCACGACCAGGTCTGGCTGAATTGCAACGGCAACGTCTACACCAAGGCGGTCCCCGACCGGAACGCCGTGCACGCGCTGGAGCACGGCTCCGTCTGGGTCACCTACACCGACAAGGCGCCCGCGGCCGATGTGAAGAAGCTCGGCGCCAAGGTCTCCACGACCCCCTACTCCCTGATGAGTCCGTACCCGGGCCAGGCCGGGGCGATCATGCTCAGCGCCTGGGGCAAGCAGCTGACGGTGAACGGCGCCGACGACCCGAGGGTGAACGAGTTCTTCACCAAGTACGTGCAGGGCCCGCAGACGCCGGAGCCCGGCGCGGCCTGCACGGGCGGGCTGGACGCACAGTGA